In Gemmatimonadota bacterium, a single window of DNA contains:
- a CDS encoding peptide ABC transporter substrate-binding protein, with the protein MMLTVAACARDGGPGGTAGGPSNDLLIIAYDREPDTLNRFSTHILEDVQTCVVEGLVTTDEKMNVVPLLATEVPTPENGGVVMRPDGGMDVTWKIRPGVTWHDGVPFTSADVKFTVDAINSPNYNPESTDGFDRITSVDTPDSLTAVVHYKEAYAPYEIQFIRGALPKHVLEGKDIDTATEYNRSPLGTGPYKVTEWKTGEYILLDKVDRYWRGAEYPKIKRILFKFIANTTTRINQLKSGEAHVAALVPWDKYRELKEVPGLTIHQMMGNSYEHITLNQRSVAAFKDVRVRRALIHAIDRELLTRTVLDGLAPVIDGAIQPLSWAYTDSVRKYPYDVATAKSLLDEAGWTDANNDGLREKDGTPLAFTLMTQAGFAIRENIAQAVQKQLKDVGVDVKIQLVDGTSISSLWFEGKFDAMLHWWHMPSDPEITLFFASDRTPPAGRNINYVADDSLDTLLYASDRTVAQGPRRALLVAAQQRLAELAPEIPLYNVTRLDAVPATLKHFKGNPTNTGIFWNVWEWEVEGGAKQ; encoded by the coding sequence ATGATGCTCACAGTCGCCGCGTGCGCGCGAGACGGCGGACCAGGCGGCACGGCCGGCGGCCCGTCGAACGACCTGCTGATCATCGCCTACGACCGCGAACCCGACACGCTCAATCGCTTCAGCACGCACATCCTCGAGGACGTGCAGACCTGCGTAGTGGAGGGGCTGGTGACGACCGACGAGAAGATGAACGTCGTCCCGCTCCTGGCGACCGAGGTGCCGACGCCGGAGAACGGCGGAGTCGTCATGCGCCCCGACGGTGGGATGGACGTGACGTGGAAGATCCGTCCCGGCGTGACGTGGCATGACGGCGTCCCGTTCACCTCGGCCGACGTCAAGTTCACGGTCGACGCGATCAACTCGCCCAACTACAACCCGGAGAGCACCGACGGCTTCGACCGCATCACCTCGGTCGATACCCCCGACTCGCTCACCGCCGTCGTGCACTACAAGGAGGCGTACGCGCCGTACGAGATCCAGTTCATCCGTGGTGCGCTCCCGAAGCACGTGCTGGAGGGGAAGGACATCGACACGGCCACCGAGTACAACCGGAGCCCGTTAGGCACGGGGCCGTACAAGGTGACCGAGTGGAAGACGGGTGAGTACATCCTGCTCGACAAGGTCGACCGCTACTGGCGCGGCGCCGAGTACCCGAAGATCAAGCGCATCCTCTTCAAGTTCATCGCCAACACCACCACCCGCATCAACCAGCTCAAGAGCGGTGAGGCGCACGTGGCCGCCCTCGTCCCGTGGGACAAGTACCGCGAACTGAAGGAGGTCCCCGGACTCACGATCCACCAGATGATGGGGAACTCGTACGAGCACATCACGCTCAACCAGCGCAGTGTCGCCGCGTTCAAGGACGTGCGGGTGCGGCGGGCGCTGATCCATGCGATCGACCGCGAGTTGCTCACCCGGACCGTGCTCGACGGATTGGCGCCGGTGATCGACGGGGCGATCCAGCCGCTGTCGTGGGCCTACACCGACAGTGTGCGGAAGTACCCGTACGACGTGGCGACGGCCAAGTCACTGCTCGACGAGGCGGGGTGGACGGATGCGAACAACGATGGCCTGCGCGAGAAGGACGGAACCCCGCTCGCGTTCACGTTGATGACGCAGGCCGGCTTTGCGATCCGCGAGAACATTGCACAGGCGGTGCAGAAGCAACTCAAGGACGTGGGGGTCGACGTGAAGATCCAACTGGTCGACGGCACCTCCATCTCCTCGCTCTGGTTCGAAGGGAAGTTCGACGCGATGCTGCACTGGTGGCACATGCCGAGCGATCCGGAGATCACGCTGTTCTTCGCCTCGGACCGAACGCCGCCCGCCGGGCGCAACATCAACTACGTCGCCGACGACTCGCTCGACACGCTGCTCTACGCCTCCGACCGGACGGTGGCGCAGGGGCCGCGGCGGGCGTTGCTCGTGGCGGCGCAGCAGCGGCTCGCGGAGCTCGCGCCCGAGATCCCGCTGTACAACGTGACGCGGCTGGACGCGGTGCCGGCAACGCTCAAGCACTTCAAGGGGAACCCGACGAACACGGGGATCTTCTGGAACGTGTGGGAGTGGGAGGTGGAGGGCGGGGCGAAGCAGTAG
- a CDS encoding DUF885 family protein, whose translation MGEDEKTRRREDEYARGEAARVTPLQAAPVTPPPGEAMAAFLDAYYAARPVNATFTGMHAHDHRLPDWSPAGVARLQSQMRSQRVQLTAPVGEALEGAIAARDWDAIDRALADSFLEIQLAELDGRQFQRGNPSLVIGEATFAIIALMIRDFAPVEQRARMVRARLSQLPRFLATALAVVAEAPVPSTWADKALKECDGARSLLGAGLDQWRAAPELPEELRDALRREADMALGAVEAFAAEVAGLARDAVPARACGRDLLDLLVRRGHWCTRSVDDLLAEVRDAFAAERQRLDEMARAIDPAGLVAVQERLAAAHPTPDEYYGAFQRTWDACYALSAGRGLVTWPEAPIRFVPYPEATRQAAPSLYYLFYRSPAPLEWPAVHDYVVAPIEGLAGEALERHLRGWNDSVIKLNHVVHHGALGHHVQNRKGARAPLQVGRIAAVDCASRIAMFLGGTMAEGWACYATDLMDECGFLTPEERVSEQQTRVRMLARALVDLEFHCGMRSFEEAVSLYVDQVGMPAAAAHGEAVKNSMFPGTALMYWLGTSQIHALRQREHARRGESFALRAFHDTFLSYGAIPVALVARLMAAAPHS comes from the coding sequence GTGGGAGAAGACGAGAAGACGAGAAGACGGGAAGACGAATACGCGCGCGGCGAGGCCGCGCGCGTCACCCCGTTACAGGCGGCTCCCGTCACGCCGCCACCGGGGGAGGCGATGGCGGCCTTTCTCGACGCGTACTACGCCGCCCGGCCGGTGAATGCGACGTTCACCGGCATGCACGCGCATGACCATCGGTTGCCGGATTGGTCGCCGGCGGGAGTGGCGCGGCTACAGTCGCAGATGCGCTCACAGCGGGTGCAGCTGACGGCGCCCGTCGGGGAGGCGCTCGAGGGCGCGATCGCCGCGCGCGATTGGGACGCGATCGATCGGGCGCTGGCCGATTCCTTTCTCGAGATCCAGCTCGCGGAGCTCGACGGGCGGCAGTTCCAACGGGGGAATCCGTCGCTGGTGATCGGGGAGGCGACGTTCGCGATCATCGCACTGATGATCCGCGACTTTGCGCCGGTGGAGCAGCGCGCGCGCATGGTGCGCGCCCGGCTGTCGCAGCTCCCGCGCTTCCTGGCGACGGCGCTGGCCGTGGTGGCCGAAGCGCCGGTGCCGTCGACGTGGGCCGACAAGGCGCTCAAGGAGTGCGACGGCGCGCGGTCGCTGCTCGGCGCCGGGCTCGACCAGTGGCGCGCCGCACCCGAGCTCCCCGAGGAGCTGCGCGACGCGCTGCGGCGTGAGGCGGACATGGCGTTAGGCGCCGTCGAGGCGTTCGCCGCCGAAGTGGCGGGGCTGGCGCGCGATGCCGTGCCCGCGCGCGCGTGCGGGCGTGACCTGCTCGACCTGCTGGTGCGGCGCGGCCACTGGTGCACGCGCTCCGTCGACGACCTGCTCGCCGAGGTGCGCGACGCGTTCGCCGCCGAGCGCCAGAGGCTGGACGAGATGGCGCGGGCGATCGACCCGGCTGGGCTCGTCGCCGTGCAGGAGCGCCTGGCCGCCGCGCACCCGACGCCTGACGAGTACTACGGCGCCTTCCAGCGGACGTGGGACGCGTGCTACGCGCTCTCCGCCGGACGAGGGCTCGTGACCTGGCCCGAGGCGCCCATCCGCTTCGTCCCCTACCCCGAGGCGACTCGTCAGGCGGCCCCGTCGCTCTACTACCTGTTCTACCGATCGCCGGCGCCGCTGGAGTGGCCGGCGGTGCACGACTACGTCGTGGCGCCTATCGAGGGGCTGGCGGGTGAGGCGCTGGAGCGTCACCTGCGGGGGTGGAACGACAGCGTGATCAAGCTCAACCATGTCGTGCATCACGGCGCGCTTGGGCATCACGTGCAGAACCGGAAGGGGGCGCGCGCCCCGCTTCAGGTCGGGCGCATTGCCGCCGTCGACTGCGCCTCACGCATTGCGATGTTCCTTGGCGGGACGATGGCCGAGGGGTGGGCGTGCTACGCGACCGACCTCATGGACGAGTGCGGCTTCCTGACGCCGGAAGAGCGGGTGTCGGAGCAGCAGACGCGGGTGCGCATGTTGGCGCGCGCGCTGGTGGACCTGGAGTTCCATTGCGGGATGCGCAGCTTCGAGGAGGCGGTGTCGCTGTACGTCGACCAGGTGGGGATGCCCGCCGCGGCGGCGCACGGCGAGGCGGTGAAGAACTCGATGTTCCCCGGGACGGCGCTGATGTACTGGTTAGGCACGTCGCAGATCCACGCCCTGCGCCAGCGGGAGCATGCACGACGCGGGGAATCGTTCGCGCTCCGCGCGTTCCACGACACGTTCCTTTCGTACGGCGCGATCCCCGTGGCGCTGGTGGCCCGGCTGATGGCGGCCGCGCCGCACTCCTGA
- a CDS encoding Gfo/Idh/MocA family oxidoreductase yields the protein MAAQSNDSARTVRVAVLGAGAWARLAHIPGFKRDARCEVVAICDPQRHMAEALAAEFGIPSVYSDHREVLAREDIDLIDVCTPSATHFELSWAALEAGKHVLCEKPVAFDFRDTIRAAELAKSKGLKTKLGFTFRYAPAMRYMKHLIDTGFIGTPFIFNGYEQNSQWLDPMNPLRQVDVDADQSVLQVSSLEGYGAPIIDIGAWAVGADYKEVVGTMRNFIPERMVRATGRVMRMNIDDGDIFIGEFANGALGSIQTSFVTVGNYPGIEARIYGSEGALICRLVEEFGVCESLKAAKPNDVEFKEIPVPPEFYPPGGTKEESWRTLFYANLTASFIGEILSDGDENEGSFMDGARVQEVINGVEASFRERRWVSLPLPR from the coding sequence GTGGCAGCACAGAGCAACGATTCCGCGCGCACCGTGCGCGTGGCAGTCCTCGGCGCCGGCGCATGGGCGCGACTCGCGCACATCCCCGGCTTCAAGCGCGATGCGCGGTGCGAGGTCGTCGCCATCTGCGACCCGCAGCGCCACATGGCCGAGGCGCTGGCGGCGGAGTTCGGGATCCCGAGCGTGTACAGCGATCATCGCGAGGTGCTGGCGCGCGAGGATATCGACCTGATCGACGTGTGCACGCCATCGGCGACGCACTTCGAGCTGTCGTGGGCCGCGCTGGAGGCGGGGAAGCACGTGCTGTGCGAGAAGCCGGTGGCCTTCGACTTCCGCGACACGATCCGCGCGGCCGAGCTGGCGAAGTCCAAGGGGCTCAAGACGAAGCTCGGCTTCACGTTTCGTTATGCGCCGGCCATGCGGTACATGAAGCACCTCATCGACACGGGGTTCATCGGGACGCCGTTCATCTTCAACGGCTACGAGCAGAACTCGCAGTGGCTCGATCCGATGAACCCGCTGCGCCAGGTGGACGTGGACGCCGACCAGTCGGTGCTGCAGGTGTCGTCGCTCGAGGGGTACGGCGCGCCGATCATCGACATCGGGGCCTGGGCCGTGGGCGCCGACTACAAGGAAGTGGTCGGGACGATGCGCAACTTCATCCCCGAGCGGATGGTGCGCGCCACGGGGCGCGTGATGCGGATGAACATCGACGACGGCGACATCTTCATCGGCGAGTTTGCCAATGGCGCGTTAGGCTCCATCCAGACCTCATTCGTGACCGTGGGGAACTATCCCGGGATCGAGGCGCGCATCTACGGGAGCGAGGGGGCCTTGATCTGCCGCCTGGTCGAGGAGTTCGGCGTGTGCGAGTCGCTCAAGGCCGCCAAGCCGAACGACGTGGAGTTCAAGGAGATCCCGGTCCCGCCCGAGTTCTACCCGCCGGGCGGGACGAAGGAGGAGTCGTGGCGCACGCTCTTCTACGCCAACCTCACGGCGTCGTTCATCGGGGAGATCCTCTCCGACGGCGATGAGAACGAAGGGAGCTTCATGGATGGGGCGCGGGTGCAGGAAGTGATCAACGGCGTGGAAGCGTCATTTCGCGAGCGTCGGTGGGTGTCGTTGCCGCTGCCGCGGTAG
- a CDS encoding VanZ family protein, producing MPSGREASHPGVRGTRGTGARLGVALLAYMMGVTLIITLLPFQFDWPSRWRIMFTGGAVDIVANVLLFLPLGFLFQLARREGFRHSTLTVLWVGALLSMAIESAQLFEMERYTSVLDVATNAVGAWLGAIAFERVAPKAKVDGALIGRLSLELPLMGLVYLLVPLLWLNSLASGSEIERGILALLLGVFGASLLGGMQRYHFGPARALGARATAVGAAIWFMAGTFPSLPMRPAIVIGGSVVVAALALIQGTREFIPTSANRRFEVPLLMSAAPAYAAYMVLLTLAPLLGGTASWQIGAGFPGVASEWTKVEILRFLEQVASFTLLGYMVAEFRGRIVPSYRRALPRLLSWGSTAALLGEGVRGFHAGHGASVARGVVLLTAALYGGWLYYLQRAHVMRLIAEPSADRLPGRAEAADRVTRVDAA from the coding sequence GTGCCGTCAGGACGTGAGGCGTCGCACCCCGGCGTTCGTGGTACCCGCGGCACGGGTGCACGGCTCGGCGTAGCCCTCCTCGCCTACATGATGGGGGTGACGCTGATCATCACCCTCCTCCCGTTCCAGTTCGACTGGCCGTCGCGCTGGCGCATCATGTTCACAGGCGGCGCGGTCGACATCGTCGCCAACGTCCTCCTCTTCCTCCCCCTGGGCTTCCTCTTCCAGCTGGCTCGGCGGGAGGGGTTCCGGCACTCCACGCTCACCGTCCTGTGGGTGGGGGCGCTGTTGAGCATGGCGATCGAATCGGCGCAGCTGTTCGAAATGGAGCGCTACACCTCGGTGCTCGACGTGGCGACCAACGCGGTCGGGGCCTGGCTGGGCGCCATCGCCTTCGAGCGCGTGGCCCCGAAGGCCAAGGTCGACGGGGCGCTCATCGGTCGGCTCTCGCTCGAACTGCCGCTGATGGGGCTCGTCTACCTGCTCGTGCCGCTTCTCTGGCTCAACTCGCTCGCCTCGGGGAGTGAGATCGAGCGGGGAATCCTCGCGCTGCTACTCGGCGTCTTCGGCGCGTCGCTGCTGGGGGGGATGCAACGGTATCACTTCGGCCCGGCGCGAGCGCTGGGGGCGCGGGCCACCGCCGTGGGGGCCGCGATCTGGTTCATGGCCGGGACCTTTCCGTCGCTGCCGATGCGGCCGGCGATCGTGATCGGCGGCTCGGTAGTGGTCGCGGCGCTGGCGTTGATCCAGGGGACGCGTGAGTTCATCCCCACCTCGGCCAACCGTCGATTCGAGGTACCGCTGCTGATGTCGGCGGCTCCTGCCTATGCCGCGTACATGGTGCTGCTCACGCTCGCGCCGCTGTTGGGCGGAACCGCATCGTGGCAGATCGGAGCCGGATTCCCAGGGGTCGCGTCGGAGTGGACCAAGGTCGAGATCCTGCGCTTCCTCGAGCAGGTCGCCTCGTTCACGCTGCTGGGCTACATGGTGGCCGAGTTCCGCGGTCGTATCGTGCCGAGCTATCGGCGGGCGCTCCCGCGACTGCTGTCGTGGGGGAGCACGGCCGCCCTGTTGGGCGAGGGGGTCCGTGGCTTCCATGCGGGGCACGGTGCCTCGGTCGCGCGCGGCGTCGTGTTGCTCACCGCCGCGCTGTACGGCGGGTGGCTCTATTACCTGCAACGCGCGCACGTGATGCGCCTCATCGCCGAGCCTTCGGCCGATCGCCTCCCGGGTCGGGCCGAAGCAGCCGACCGCGTGACGCGCGTCGACGCCGCCTAG
- the xrt gene encoding exosortase, whose protein sequence is MTPSSGTISDLPAKERTTVALATSVAFLVVFADPLINTMRTWWSDPEAGHGLLLAPLALWLAWQRGRAANAKPLPLVGVAMLVMAVVFRYVSALAAEAFVGRASMFLALAGLVVWGWGVRQLMHWWLPVALLALSVPLPDMVMGALALPLQFKASQMGAAMLATRGIPVHLDGNVIRLPGHDLFVTEACSGLRSLTALLSLGVLLGGLLLKKPASRVAIVALSIPVAVVVNGVRVFITGFLVAFVDPKLAEGFSHMTEGWLLFLVAFAILGAITWVVLAIEERAVSRATASVAHE, encoded by the coding sequence ATGACTCCGTCGTCCGGTACGATCTCCGACTTACCGGCCAAGGAACGAACGACGGTCGCGCTGGCGACGTCGGTGGCGTTTCTGGTCGTGTTCGCCGATCCGCTCATCAACACGATGCGGACCTGGTGGTCGGATCCCGAGGCCGGGCATGGTCTGCTGTTGGCGCCGCTGGCCCTCTGGCTGGCATGGCAGCGCGGTCGAGCGGCGAACGCCAAGCCGCTCCCGCTGGTAGGCGTGGCAATGCTGGTGATGGCCGTCGTGTTCCGATACGTGTCGGCACTGGCGGCGGAGGCCTTTGTGGGCCGGGCGTCGATGTTCCTGGCGCTCGCGGGGCTGGTGGTGTGGGGGTGGGGAGTTCGCCAACTCATGCATTGGTGGCTGCCCGTGGCGCTTCTGGCGCTGTCGGTGCCGCTCCCTGACATGGTGATGGGCGCGCTGGCCCTCCCGCTGCAGTTCAAGGCATCACAGATGGGCGCGGCGATGCTCGCCACTCGGGGCATCCCCGTGCATCTCGACGGCAACGTGATTCGTCTGCCCGGGCACGACCTGTTCGTGACCGAGGCATGCAGTGGACTTCGCTCGCTGACGGCGCTCCTGAGTCTCGGGGTCTTGTTAGGCGGGCTGCTCCTGAAGAAGCCGGCGTCGCGCGTCGCCATCGTGGCGTTGTCGATTCCAGTGGCGGTGGTGGTGAACGGGGTGCGGGTGTTCATCACCGGGTTTCTGGTCGCCTTCGTCGATCCGAAGCTCGCCGAGGGATTCTCGCACATGACGGAGGGGTGGCTCCTCTTTCTCGTGGCCTTTGCCATCCTGGGGGCGATCACTTGGGTGGTGCTGGCGATCGAGGAGCGGGCGGTGAGCCGTGCAACGGCGAGCGTGGCCCATGAGTGA
- the epsI gene encoding EpsI family protein — protein MILAVGAVLLAGARRQEVATLPGPLEKIPLEFAGFAGESRTIGEDERRVAGMSDYVFRIFGAPDDSTKAFSIYVGYYESQATGRTIHSPKNCLPGAGWQTVESGTRIVQVQGKSVTVNRYILANGPMQAMVYYWYQGRGRVAWNEYAVKWDLLRDAATRGRTEEALVRIMVPIPPSKQFNATEWKERQAHADDLASRVAAGLVPVVEQALPRWAGPVT, from the coding sequence ATGATTCTCGCGGTCGGTGCGGTGTTGCTGGCGGGGGCACGGCGACAGGAGGTCGCCACGCTTCCGGGACCGCTGGAGAAGATCCCGCTCGAGTTTGCGGGATTTGCAGGCGAGAGTCGGACGATCGGCGAGGATGAGCGTCGGGTCGCGGGGATGTCGGACTATGTCTTCCGCATTTTCGGGGCACCGGACGACTCCACCAAGGCGTTCTCGATCTACGTTGGATACTACGAGTCGCAGGCGACCGGGCGAACGATCCACTCGCCCAAGAACTGCCTCCCGGGGGCCGGGTGGCAGACGGTCGAGTCGGGGACGCGCATTGTGCAGGTGCAAGGCAAGTCGGTGACCGTGAACCGGTACATCCTGGCAAACGGTCCGATGCAGGCGATGGTGTACTACTGGTATCAGGGGCGCGGTCGCGTGGCCTGGAACGAGTACGCCGTCAAGTGGGACCTGTTGCGCGACGCGGCAACGCGTGGGCGGACAGAGGAGGCGCTGGTGCGGATCATGGTACCGATCCCGCCATCGAAGCAGTTCAATGCAACGGAATGGAAGGAGAGACAGGCACACGCCGACGACCTCGCGTCGCGTGTGGCGGCCGGGTTGGTTCCCGTCGTGGAGCAGGCGCTCCCGCGGTGGGCCGGTCCAGTCACCTAG
- a CDS encoding PEP-CTERM sorting domain-containing protein, translated as MKKFAMTSLVLSLAVGSLASTPAVASAQNKGKAAKNLPASTTVKVGNGNGLQRVTVTVLGALQALTGTQLYFFPDPFDPVTGQFAPHKRVAIGPSAFGDGSATWVAGSNSTTLGLFKAGQPLIFGMLLPNNTWYYSGAVARPQAIGLQAVNGAVPSAFAGQYAGGDAYAWRAELGKGQFSEVLFTTSQATVTPEPATMTLLGLGLAGLGGIRARRRRKA; from the coding sequence ATGAAGAAGTTCGCCATGACGTCGCTCGTGCTCTCGCTGGCAGTCGGTAGCCTCGCGAGCACCCCGGCAGTGGCGTCGGCACAGAACAAGGGGAAGGCAGCCAAGAACCTCCCCGCTTCCACGACCGTGAAGGTCGGGAACGGGAACGGGCTGCAGCGAGTGACCGTGACGGTGCTCGGCGCCTTGCAGGCGCTCACCGGCACGCAGCTCTACTTCTTCCCCGATCCGTTCGACCCGGTGACCGGTCAGTTTGCCCCGCACAAGCGCGTGGCGATCGGACCGTCGGCGTTCGGGGATGGGTCGGCGACCTGGGTCGCCGGCAGCAACTCCACGACGCTCGGGCTCTTCAAGGCGGGACAGCCGCTCATCTTTGGGATGCTGCTCCCGAATAACACCTGGTACTACTCGGGCGCCGTCGCCAGGCCGCAGGCTATCGGGCTTCAGGCGGTGAACGGGGCAGTACCCAGCGCGTTCGCGGGGCAGTATGCCGGGGGCGATGCCTACGCGTGGAGAGCGGAACTGGGGAAGGGACAGTTCTCGGAAGTCCTGTTCACCACCAGTCAGGCGACGGTCACCCCGGAGCCGGCTACGATGACGCTGCTCGGTCTCGGACTGGCCGGACTCGGCGGCATCCGGGCGCGGCGCCGTCGCAAGGCGTAA
- a CDS encoding Ig-like domain-containing protein, producing MPPHSHSRGRAHAPRAVLAFVAFLAPLALTGCGKKEVVEAPSPGSLVLVQGNNQQVQGGAELPNPVIIRVLGTDGNPVAKIPVGFSVVQGGGSVSPGSAPSDENGEVKVKWTVGPNEVAQMLRATVPGVEAVNVIALALLPSDIIVAQGNNQIAKAGAALPNPIVIRIVGPGNVPMKGIAVAFQVVSGGGLISPQSGLTNALGEVTARWTLGGTAGTNTLAVSSGSLQPLSMLAVGQ from the coding sequence ATGCCTCCACACTCCCACTCGAGAGGGCGCGCGCACGCGCCCCGCGCCGTGCTCGCCTTCGTGGCGTTCCTCGCCCCGCTTGCCCTGACCGGCTGCGGGAAGAAGGAGGTCGTCGAGGCCCCGTCACCGGGCTCCCTCGTGCTCGTGCAGGGGAACAACCAGCAGGTGCAGGGCGGTGCCGAGCTTCCCAACCCGGTCATCATTCGGGTGCTCGGGACCGACGGCAATCCGGTGGCCAAGATTCCGGTCGGCTTCTCGGTGGTGCAGGGCGGTGGATCGGTGAGTCCCGGGAGTGCCCCCAGCGACGAGAACGGCGAAGTGAAGGTGAAGTGGACGGTGGGGCCCAACGAAGTCGCGCAGATGCTGCGCGCCACGGTCCCCGGCGTCGAGGCGGTGAACGTCATCGCCCTCGCCCTCCTTCCATCGGACATCATCGTGGCGCAGGGGAACAACCAGATCGCCAAGGCCGGGGCGGCGCTCCCCAACCCGATCGTGATACGCATCGTGGGGCCCGGCAACGTCCCAATGAAGGGGATCGCCGTCGCCTTCCAGGTCGTCAGCGGCGGCGGACTCATCTCGCCGCAGTCCGGGCTCACCAACGCGCTCGGTGAGGTCACGGCGCGCTGGACGCTGGGTGGCACCGCCGGAACCAACACGCTCGCGGTGTCCAGCGGCTCGCTGCAGCCGCTGTCGATGCTGGCGGTGGGGCAATAG
- a CDS encoding glycerophosphodiester phosphodiesterase, translating into MNPLLDLRARPVIGHRGNCAHAPENTLESFRQAVALGVDALEFDVRRTRDGAIVVFHDATVARTTGSAGEVAALTLAELRAFDAGATFTTDGGRTFPYRGRGIGISTLEEVLLALPDIPVLIEIKTVEASAGTRAVIERLQATGRCVVASFDQRAVAPFSGSRIATGASTAAIARRCLPALLGWRFRALPFQLMSLPQVHEHIPVPLGALVRAARPAGVPLHVWTVNDAPTAHALWQLGARGIISDDPAVILRARDAWDARAGTSA; encoded by the coding sequence TTGAACCCCCTCCTCGACCTGCGCGCCCGCCCCGTCATCGGGCATCGCGGCAACTGCGCGCATGCCCCGGAAAACACGCTGGAGTCGTTCCGGCAGGCCGTCGCCCTCGGCGTCGACGCGCTGGAGTTCGACGTGCGACGCACGCGTGATGGGGCGATCGTCGTCTTTCATGACGCCACGGTCGCGCGCACGACGGGCAGCGCGGGAGAAGTCGCCGCGCTCACGCTCGCCGAACTGCGCGCGTTCGATGCAGGGGCGACGTTCACGACCGATGGCGGGCGCACCTTTCCGTATCGTGGGCGCGGGATCGGGATCTCGACGCTCGAAGAGGTCCTGCTCGCCCTCCCCGACATACCGGTGCTCATCGAGATCAAGACCGTCGAGGCATCGGCCGGGACACGGGCGGTGATCGAACGGCTGCAGGCTACTGGGCGCTGCGTCGTGGCGTCGTTCGACCAGCGTGCCGTCGCGCCCTTTTCCGGAAGCCGCATCGCGACCGGGGCGTCGACCGCAGCGATCGCGCGGCGATGCCTCCCCGCCCTGCTGGGTTGGCGCTTCCGAGCGCTCCCGTTTCAGCTCATGTCGCTGCCGCAAGTGCATGAGCACATTCCGGTCCCGTTAGGCGCGCTCGTCAGGGCGGCGCGCCCCGCCGGAGTTCCGCTCCACGTCTGGACGGTGAACGACGCCCCCACCGCGCACGCGCTCTGGCAACTCGGGGCGCGCGGCATCATCTCCGATGATCCGGCCGTGATCCTCCGGGCACGCGACGCGTGGGACGCGCGCGCGGGGACGTCGGCGTGA